The following proteins are encoded in a genomic region of Methanoculleus bourgensis MS2:
- a CDS encoding DUF2795 domain-containing protein codes for MVEARFKVSPAVVEKYLAGVDYPASRQDLIDKAKKNKADRDVMDILDNLPDQTYHSPIDVSKAMAREETGPTRAPTEERAAEMGKKASVSVAQVQKYLRGMDYPAGKKEVVNQAQKNNAPGDVLDILRRIKDREFHSAADVSKALGEVM; via the coding sequence ATGGTAGAGGCACGGTTTAAGGTGAGCCCGGCGGTGGTTGAGAAGTATCTGGCCGGGGTAGATTACCCGGCGAGCAGGCAGGACTTGATCGATAAGGCAAAGAAGAACAAGGCGGACAGGGATGTCATGGATATCCTCGATAACCTGCCTGACCAGACCTACCACTCGCCGATCGATGTCAGCAAAGCGATGGCCAGGGAGGAGACCGGGCCAACCCGGGCGCCGACGGAGGAGCGGGCTGCAGAGATGGGCAAGAAGGCATCGGTCAGCGTGGCCCAGGTGCAGAAGTACCTTCGGGGTATGGACTATCCTGCCGGCAAGAAGGAGGTCGTCAACCAGGCGCAGAAGAACAATGCACCCGGTGACGTGCTCGATATCCTGAGGAGGATCAAGGACCGGGAGTTCCATTCCGCCGCCGACGTGAGCAAGGCCCTCGGCGAGGTCATGTGA